A portion of the Pseudopipra pipra isolate bDixPip1 chromosome 1, bDixPip1.hap1, whole genome shotgun sequence genome contains these proteins:
- the HYCC1 gene encoding hyccin isoform X1 yields the protein MLAVDTGVVEEWLSEFKTLPEASISSYAASLKDKTALISSLYKVIQDPQSELLEPVCHQLFEFYRSGEEQLLRFTLQFLPELMWCYLAVSTSRDLQSSGCIEALLLGVYNLEIVDKEGHSKVLSFTIPSLSKPSVYHEPSSIGSIALTEGALSQHGLSRVVYSGPHPQREMLTAQNRFEVLTFLLLCYNAALSYMPAVSLQSLCQICSRICVCGYPRQQVRKYKGVNSRIPVSSEFMVQMLTGIYYAFYNGEWDLARKAMDDILYRAQLELYPEPLLVANAIKASLPQGAMKSNKEGTRCIQVEITPTSSRISRNAVTSMSIRGHRWKRHGNSDLGIQEELIEVSETDEGFYSRATSSASQSALSNSSNTSSKNLLGKSQRRSGGIKAGGKEKEGETCREHLSRKQTQRAMSENLELVSLKRLTLTTSQSLPKPGSHSLARTTTTVFSKSFEQVSGVTVPNNHGGVSGTEANRFSACSLQEEKLIYGTERTDLPILSKPPNQQRPPSISITLSTD from the exons CTTCTGGAGCCGGTTTGCCATCAGCTGTTTGAGTTCTATCGCAGTGGTGAGGAACAGTTGCTACGGTTTACGCTGCAGTTTCTGCCAGAATTGATGTGGTGCTATCTTGCTGTCTCAACCAGCAGAGATTTGCAGAGCAGTGGGTGCATAGAGGCTCTTCTCCTGGGAGTTTATAACTTG GAGATAGTTGACAAAGAGGGACATAGCAAAGTGCTGAGTTTCACAATTCCGTCTTTGTCCAAACCTTCAGTCTATCATGAA CCTTCCAGCATTGGCTCCATAGCTCTCACTGAAGGAGCTTTGTCTCAGCATGGTTTGTCCAGGGTTGTGTACAGTGGACCTCATCCTCAAAGGGAGATGCTTACAGCGCAGAACAG GTTTGAAGTGCTGactttccttctgctctgttACAATGCTGCCTTAAGCTACATGCCTGCAGTGTCTCTTCAGTCATTGTGTCAAATTTGTTCAAG AATTTGTGTCTGTGGATATCCTCGCCAACAAGTGAGAAAGTACAAGGGGGTCAACAGTAGAATTCCAGTTTCATCTGAATTCATGGTGCAAATGCTAACAGGGATCTATTATGCCTT TTATAATGGAGAATGGGATCTGGCTCGTAAAGCTATGGATGACATTTTGTATAGAGCACAGCTTGAACTGTATCCAGAACCTCTGCTG GTTGCTAATGCAATAAAAGCTTCACTGCCTCAGGGTGCCATGAAATCTAATAAAGAAGGTACAAGATGCATTCAGGTTGAAATTACACCTACTTCATCCAGAATATCAAGAAATGCTGTAACTAGCATGTCTATCCGAGGGCATAGATGGAAAAGGCATG GTAATTCTGATTTAGGAATTCAAGAAGAACTAATAGAGGTATCTGAAACTGATGAAGGGTTTTACTCTAGGGCTACTTCTAGTGCAAGTCAGTCCGCCCTGTCTAACAGCAGCAACACGAGCAGCAAGAACCTTCTAGGGAAGAGCCAGCGAAGGTCTGGAGGAATCAAagctggaggaaaagaaaaagaaggagaaaccTGTAGAGAACACTTATCACGAAAACAAACTCAGAGAGCCATGAGTGAGAATCTAGAGCTTGTCTCTCTGAAGAGACTGACACTGACAACTAGCCAGTCCCTGCCTAAGCCTGGCAGTCACAGTCTGGCCAGAACGACCACTACTGTGTTTAGTAAATCCTTTGAACAGGTCAGTGGTGTCACAGTTCCAAATAATCATGGTGGTGTCTCTGGTACAGAGGCAAACAGGTTTTCAGCTTGCAGTCTTCAAGAGGAAAAACTGATATATGGAACAGAAAGAACAGATCTTCCGATTTTAAGCAAACCACCTAATCAGCAGAGACCTCCAAGTATTAGCATAACTTTGTCAACAGATTGA